Proteins encoded in a region of the Streptomyces sp. NBC_00258 genome:
- a CDS encoding FecCD family ABC transporter permease, whose protein sequence is MPNLSSRTVTVTQRAAPTGVPPRALRHIPVFLLGVGALALCAALSLALGARSVPLSTVADALFGDARGRDALVVTGLRLPRTVIGLAVGAALGVAGAVAQGITRNPLASPTTLGINAGAGFAVVVAIFVLHLNSPAEYMWFAFAGAAGAAVFAQALARRAGDIDPVRLALGGTVLQLVLLSWTSAVMLASQRTLDEARFWLAGSLAGRTLDVLWPVLPTLVLGLLLALAVSPALNALALGDDSAQALGVPVARIRLAGGIAVVLLAGSAVAVAGPVAFIGLAAPHLVRPLLGSDHRLLVPGCLVAGPLLLLAADVLGRLVVRPSELEVGIVTAFLGAPLLALLARKVAR, encoded by the coding sequence ATGCCTAACCTAAGCTCACGTACCGTGACTGTGACCCAACGGGCCGCACCTACGGGTGTGCCCCCGCGTGCCCTGCGGCACATACCCGTGTTCCTCCTCGGCGTCGGAGCCCTCGCGCTCTGCGCCGCCCTGAGCCTTGCCCTCGGAGCCCGCTCCGTGCCCCTGTCGACCGTGGCCGACGCGCTGTTCGGCGACGCCCGTGGACGCGACGCGCTCGTGGTGACGGGACTGCGGCTGCCGCGTACCGTCATCGGGCTGGCGGTGGGTGCCGCGCTCGGGGTCGCCGGGGCGGTCGCGCAAGGGATCACGCGCAATCCACTGGCCTCGCCGACGACCCTCGGCATCAACGCCGGTGCGGGCTTCGCGGTCGTCGTCGCCATCTTCGTGCTGCACCTCAACAGCCCTGCCGAGTACATGTGGTTCGCGTTCGCGGGTGCGGCGGGCGCCGCGGTGTTCGCCCAGGCGCTGGCGCGACGGGCCGGTGACATCGATCCCGTACGGCTCGCGCTCGGCGGCACCGTGCTCCAACTCGTGCTGCTGTCCTGGACGTCCGCGGTGATGCTGGCCAGTCAGCGCACCCTGGACGAGGCCCGCTTCTGGCTGGCCGGATCGCTCGCCGGTCGCACGCTCGACGTGCTCTGGCCCGTTCTGCCGACGCTCGTGCTCGGTCTGCTCCTCGCGCTGGCCGTCTCGCCCGCCCTCAACGCCCTTGCGCTGGGCGACGATTCGGCCCAGGCGCTGGGTGTGCCGGTGGCACGGATCCGGCTGGCCGGGGGCATCGCCGTCGTCCTGCTCGCCGGGTCGGCGGTCGCCGTGGCCGGGCCCGTCGCCTTCATCGGCCTCGCCGCGCCCCATCTCGTACGCCCGCTGCTCGGCAGTGACCACCGGCTGTTGGTACCCGGCTGCCTGGTCGCGGGTCCGCTGCTGCTGCTCGCCGCCGATGTCCTGGGACGGCTGGTCGTACGCCCTTCCGAGCTCGAAGTCGGCATCGTGACCGCGTTCCTGGGCGCGCCGCTGCTGGCGCTCCTGGCCCGGAAGGTGGCCCGATGA
- a CDS encoding (2Fe-2S)-binding protein, protein MTVAVETLSTGAATSVSRLLADTYRQLGEVCEALTVRVADPGQAVTRMGVSGAELTKDQEAMEAFLLAETARIQDRYDHTPRRDVAASRALHDYAWSVGLLMSGVWYLTGRVPRIHPEDVRLDLTTGVFEVSPRADLTCLPGDPAAALPGALTAPHEEALRAELRVAVADHMEPLLSAIAPHIRRGPRALWGMVTDDLVSGIWYLGRMLGQELDAVRAATALLPSAVAPFPGGADFRHLTGSDGRQHPTRTRMGCCLYYTIRPAEACATCPRTCDAERLRRIEG, encoded by the coding sequence ATGACCGTGGCCGTGGAGACTCTGTCGACCGGTGCGGCCACGTCCGTGTCCCGTCTGCTCGCGGACACGTACCGGCAACTGGGCGAGGTGTGCGAGGCGTTGACCGTGCGAGTCGCCGACCCGGGTCAGGCGGTCACCCGAATGGGCGTCAGTGGCGCGGAGTTGACGAAGGATCAGGAGGCCATGGAGGCCTTCCTCCTGGCCGAGACCGCCCGCATCCAGGACCGCTACGACCACACTCCGCGCCGGGACGTCGCCGCCTCGCGAGCCCTTCACGACTACGCGTGGTCCGTCGGGCTGCTGATGAGCGGCGTCTGGTACCTCACGGGCCGGGTGCCGCGTATCCACCCCGAAGACGTACGGCTCGACCTGACGACCGGCGTGTTCGAGGTCAGCCCCCGCGCGGATCTGACCTGCCTCCCGGGCGACCCGGCCGCCGCGCTCCCCGGCGCCCTGACTGCCCCTCACGAGGAGGCCCTGCGTGCCGAGTTGAGGGTGGCCGTCGCCGATCACATGGAACCGCTGCTCTCCGCGATCGCCCCGCACATCCGGCGCGGCCCGCGCGCCCTGTGGGGCATGGTCACCGACGACCTCGTCTCCGGCATCTGGTACCTCGGGCGCATGCTCGGCCAGGAGCTCGACGCCGTCCGGGCGGCCACCGCGCTCCTGCCCTCGGCCGTCGCCCCCTTCCCCGGCGGAGCCGACTTCCGCCACCTCACCGGCAGCGACGGCCGACAGCACCCGACCCGCACCCGCATGGGCTGCTGCCTCTACTACACGATCCGCCCCGCCGAGGCCTGTGCCACCTGCCCCCGCACCTGCGACGCCGAACGGCTGCGCCGGATCGAGGGCTGA
- a CDS encoding VOC family protein, with protein MSGEPTFFEIGVADPERGRAFYGSLLGWTFEPGTSEGGGFAITTDGVPGGMHGGDAGASPYLFFRVDDLDAAVARVRELGGTVEDLGDGGDSEESAARFGRFKLCRDDQGSAFGLHEPPK; from the coding sequence ATGAGCGGCGAACCCACCTTCTTCGAAATCGGCGTGGCCGACCCCGAGCGGGGCCGCGCCTTCTACGGATCCCTCCTCGGCTGGACCTTCGAACCCGGCACGTCCGAAGGCGGAGGCTTCGCCATCACCACCGACGGAGTGCCGGGCGGAATGCACGGCGGCGACGCCGGAGCCTCCCCCTATCTCTTCTTCCGGGTGGACGACCTCGACGCCGCCGTCGCCCGGGTCCGTGAACTGGGCGGCACGGTGGAGGACCTGGGCGACGGCGGCGACAGCGAGGAGTCGGCCGCCCGGTTCGGCCGCTTCAAGCTGTGCCGCGACGACCAGGGCTCCGCCTTCGGACTCCACGAACCGCCGAAGTGA
- a CDS encoding N-acetylmuramoyl-L-alanine amidase, with the protein MRGSPTDSSPSIGHRRARRTAGALASAALLLPLLGAAPSGGGAQASSARLQSAFTDAAAQYHVPRNVLLAVSYLQSRWDAHGGAPSVTGGYGPMHLTDARTAIARTVAPHHSEGTEDARGDGSRAPLLPRTKVPENTRLPARLKTLTKAAELTGIPAERLRTDAAANVAGGAALLAAAQKQLGEPLSDDAADWYGAVARYSGADDTATAATYADDVFDVIRRGGHRTTDEGQQVALAAQPELRSVTRQLDKAGLRAARAAGTECPATVSCEWIPAPYEEFGDGDYGNHDLGNRPKSQSIKYIVVHDTEGAWEGVLNMVQDPTYVSWQYTLRSTDGHIAQHVKAKDVAWHAGNWYVNAKSIGLEHEGFLAAPDAWYTEAMYRSSARLVTYLAKKYGIPLDRQHILGHDTVPGTTTANIPGMHTDPGPYWDWQHYFTLLGKPLHAAPGSKGGLVTVLPQFGKHKPKFTGCVTKGEPCAAHGSSAVRLHTQPRSDAPLVKDIGLRPKGEDSTIDVNDVGSRVSTGQRYAVAGRDGDWTAIWYLGQKAWFKNPAKQPTAVNATGPVVTPKAGPAEIPVYGRAYPEKAAYPAGVPVQDVSPLPYKLLKGQKYSAGDKVPGEYFYAPTFDTTPHRVVRGKDMYYEIQFGHRVAYVRAADVRVVPSAS; encoded by the coding sequence TTGCGAGGATCCCCCACCGACTCCAGCCCCTCCATCGGGCACAGACGCGCACGCAGGACGGCCGGTGCCCTCGCCTCGGCGGCCCTGCTGCTGCCACTGCTCGGCGCCGCCCCGTCCGGCGGCGGCGCCCAGGCGTCCTCCGCGCGTCTGCAGAGCGCGTTCACGGACGCGGCCGCCCAGTACCACGTACCGCGGAACGTGCTCCTGGCCGTCTCCTACCTGCAGTCCCGCTGGGACGCGCACGGCGGAGCCCCGAGCGTCACCGGTGGCTACGGTCCCATGCACCTGACCGACGCCCGCACCGCGATCGCCCGCACGGTGGCACCGCACCACAGCGAGGGTACGGAGGACGCGCGCGGCGACGGCTCACGCGCGCCGCTGCTCCCCCGGACCAAGGTCCCGGAGAACACCCGGCTCCCCGCCCGTCTCAAGACGCTGACGAAGGCGGCCGAACTCACCGGCATCCCCGCGGAGCGGCTGCGTACGGACGCGGCCGCCAATGTGGCCGGCGGTGCCGCGCTGCTGGCCGCCGCCCAGAAGCAGCTCGGCGAGCCGCTGAGCGACGACGCGGCCGACTGGTACGGGGCGGTGGCACGCTACTCGGGCGCCGACGACACGGCGACGGCGGCGACGTACGCCGACGACGTCTTCGACGTGATCCGCCGGGGAGGACACCGTACGACGGACGAGGGCCAGCAGGTCGCACTCGCGGCACAGCCTGAACTGCGGTCCGTCACCCGGCAGTTGGACAAGGCGGGACTGCGGGCGGCCCGCGCGGCCGGCACCGAGTGCCCGGCGACCGTGTCCTGCGAGTGGATCCCGGCGCCGTACGAGGAGTTCGGCGACGGCGACTACGGCAACCACGATCTCGGCAACCGCCCCAAGTCCCAGAGCATCAAGTACATCGTCGTCCACGACACGGAGGGCGCCTGGGAAGGCGTCCTCAACATGGTGCAGGACCCCACCTATGTGTCGTGGCAGTACACCCTGCGCTCCACCGACGGGCACATCGCCCAGCATGTGAAGGCCAAGGACGTCGCCTGGCACGCGGGCAACTGGTACGTGAACGCCAAGTCGATCGGCCTGGAGCACGAGGGGTTCCTCGCGGCACCGGACGCCTGGTACACGGAGGCGATGTACCGGTCGTCGGCGCGGCTGGTGACATATCTGGCGAAGAAGTACGGCATCCCGCTGGACCGGCAGCACATCCTCGGCCACGACACCGTGCCGGGAACGACGACGGCGAACATCCCAGGGATGCACACGGACCCGGGCCCGTACTGGGACTGGCAGCACTACTTCACCCTGCTCGGCAAGCCGCTGCACGCCGCCCCGGGATCGAAGGGCGGGCTCGTGACCGTGCTGCCCCAATTCGGCAAGCACAAGCCGAAGTTCACGGGTTGCGTCACCAAGGGCGAGCCGTGCGCGGCGCACGGTTCCAGCGCCGTACGGCTGCACACCCAGCCGCGCTCGGACGCGCCGCTCGTCAAGGACATCGGTCTGCGGCCCAAGGGCGAGGACTCCACGATCGATGTGAACGACGTGGGTTCGCGTGTCTCCACGGGCCAGCGGTACGCGGTCGCCGGGCGCGACGGCGACTGGACCGCGATCTGGTACCTCGGTCAGAAGGCCTGGTTCAAGAACCCGGCGAAGCAGCCGACAGCGGTGAACGCGACCGGCCCCGTCGTGACACCGAAGGCCGGGCCGGCCGAGATCCCGGTGTACGGACGCGCGTACCCGGAGAAGGCGGCCTATCCGGCGGGCGTGCCCGTCCAGGACGTCTCGCCCCTGCCGTACAAGCTGCTGAAGGGGCAGAAGTACTCGGCGGGCGACAAGGTGCCGGGCGAGTACTTCTACGCGCCGACCTTCGACACGACACCGCACCGGGTGGTGCGCGGCAAGGACATGTACTACGAGATCCAGTTCGGGCACCGGGTGGCGTACGTACGTGCCGCCGACGTACGGGTGGTGCCGTCGGCCTCGTAG
- a CDS encoding aminoglycoside phosphotransferase family protein, whose product MYAASSSVSAPPRSLHARPVGSGPYLDPARPGAAPVLGAGRSRRVPGLGTQPLSGRLDLSGPQGAQLRTAIASVHRICPEFSPVQVLRRSGRSVLLVGTTGRSTAVAKCLLDHSPVWTERIRHEIAAYRSFVRHRPPVRVPRLIAADPDNCTLVIERMPGRVAALQRHPAESPPRADVRAALGAICRLNAWRPPAGTFDAPLDYAARISRYHELGLLTDRDMGDLQKLVHGIAHSAGRQGMGQFCHGDALLSNILLSPAGPVLVDWEHAGWYLPGYDLATLWAVLGDAPVARRQISQLAQSAGPAARDAFLVNLMLVVTREIRTYETAVQRSMHETTPAAPGPAHPGAAPSGEEQRLLLRRLHDDCQMARRAVRAAVGTR is encoded by the coding sequence ATGTACGCAGCATCGTCCTCCGTGTCCGCTCCGCCCCGGTCACTGCACGCCCGCCCGGTCGGCAGCGGCCCATACCTCGACCCCGCACGTCCGGGGGCGGCTCCCGTGCTCGGTGCCGGTCGGTCACGGCGCGTGCCGGGGCTCGGCACCCAACCGCTCAGCGGGAGACTCGACTTGTCCGGCCCCCAGGGGGCGCAGCTGCGCACGGCGATCGCGTCGGTGCACCGGATCTGTCCGGAGTTCTCTCCGGTGCAGGTGCTGCGCCGCAGCGGCCGCTCCGTGCTCCTTGTCGGCACGACAGGGCGCAGCACCGCCGTCGCCAAGTGTTTACTGGACCACTCCCCGGTGTGGACCGAGCGGATCCGTCATGAAATAGCGGCGTACCGCTCGTTCGTGCGGCACCGGCCCCCGGTGCGGGTGCCGCGCCTGATCGCGGCGGACCCGGACAACTGCACACTGGTGATCGAGCGGATGCCGGGACGGGTGGCGGCGCTGCAGCGGCACCCGGCGGAGTCCCCGCCGCGCGCGGACGTCAGAGCGGCGCTCGGCGCGATCTGCCGGCTCAACGCGTGGCGGCCGCCGGCGGGGACGTTCGACGCCCCGCTGGACTACGCGGCCCGGATCTCCCGGTATCACGAGCTGGGGTTGCTCACCGACCGGGACATGGGCGATCTGCAGAAGCTGGTGCACGGCATCGCGCACTCGGCGGGCCGCCAGGGCATGGGCCAGTTCTGCCACGGCGACGCTCTCCTGTCCAACATTCTCCTGTCACCGGCCGGTCCAGTGCTGGTGGACTGGGAGCATGCGGGCTGGTATCTGCCGGGGTACGACCTGGCGACGCTGTGGGCGGTCCTCGGGGACGCGCCCGTCGCCCGGCGGCAGATCAGTCAGCTCGCGCAGTCGGCGGGACCGGCGGCGCGCGACGCGTTCCTGGTGAACCTCATGCTCGTCGTCACCAGGGAGATCCGTACGTACGAGACGGCCGTGCAGCGGTCGATGCACGAGACGACCCCGGCGGCACCGGGACCGGCCCACCCGGGTGCTGCGCCGTCCGGCGAGGAACAACGGCTGCTGTTGAGGCGGCTGCACGACGACTGCCAGATGGCCCGCAGGGCCGTCCGAGCGGCGGTCGGCACTCGCTGA
- a CDS encoding DNA-binding protein NsdB, with the protein MSGQPNTRLSDLFGLAGWSKGELARMVNRQAAAMGHPQLATDTSRVRRWIDMGEIPRDPVPRVLAALFTERLGRVVTIEDLGLVRHGRTGKRPGGGSVEHPDGMPWAPERTAAVLTEFTGMDLMLNRRGLVGAGAALAAGSAISSAMQDWLHSDPALAADAPDIDNPLHADPAGFDRYEAAPIGSQEIEELERSVEVFRAWDAARGGGLQRKAVVGQLNEVGGMLSYRHPDHLQRRLWGVAANLAVLAGWMSHDVGLEPTAQKYFIIAAHAAREGGDRPRAGEALSRAARQMVHLGRPDDALDLMKLAKSGSGDEVLPRTQAMLYTIEAWAQASLGKGQAMRRTLGEAEDLFVSDKGDVPPPSWMQLFDEADMHGMQALAYRTLAEHDPSAAAVAQSHAKEALELREKGRDRSKIFDHISLASACFIADDPEQADRYARLALTSMGSNSSHRTWDRLREMYRLTGQYSSYPKINELREEIKLALPKGSLKAKGGNSARA; encoded by the coding sequence GTGAGCGGACAACCCAACACCCGCCTTTCGGACCTGTTCGGCCTGGCCGGCTGGTCCAAGGGGGAACTCGCGAGGATGGTCAACCGGCAGGCGGCGGCCATGGGCCACCCCCAGCTGGCGACGGACACCTCAAGGGTGCGGCGGTGGATCGACATGGGAGAGATCCCGCGCGATCCGGTGCCGCGGGTGCTGGCAGCACTGTTCACCGAGCGTCTCGGCCGTGTCGTGACCATCGAGGATCTCGGTCTGGTCCGGCACGGGCGCACGGGGAAACGGCCGGGCGGCGGGAGTGTGGAACATCCCGACGGCATGCCGTGGGCGCCCGAGCGGACTGCCGCGGTCCTCACCGAATTCACGGGAATGGACCTCATGCTCAACCGACGCGGCTTGGTGGGCGCGGGCGCCGCGCTCGCCGCCGGATCCGCAATCAGCAGCGCCATGCAGGACTGGCTGCACTCCGATCCGGCCCTCGCGGCCGACGCCCCTGACATCGACAATCCCCTGCACGCCGACCCCGCTGGGTTCGACCGCTACGAGGCCGCCCCCATCGGGTCGCAGGAGATCGAGGAACTGGAGCGCTCGGTCGAGGTGTTCCGGGCCTGGGACGCGGCCCGCGGGGGCGGACTGCAACGCAAGGCTGTCGTGGGACAGCTCAACGAAGTGGGAGGCATGCTCTCCTACCGACACCCCGACCATCTGCAGCGGCGCCTGTGGGGCGTCGCCGCCAACCTCGCCGTCCTCGCGGGCTGGATGTCGCACGACGTCGGCCTGGAGCCCACGGCTCAGAAGTACTTCATCATCGCCGCGCACGCGGCCCGAGAAGGCGGTGACCGGCCCCGCGCGGGCGAGGCGCTCTCCCGAGCCGCCCGCCAGATGGTGCACCTGGGCCGGCCCGACGACGCGCTCGACCTCATGAAGCTCGCCAAGTCGGGATCGGGCGACGAGGTCCTGCCGCGCACCCAGGCCATGCTCTACACCATCGAGGCCTGGGCACAGGCGTCGCTGGGCAAGGGCCAGGCCATGCGGCGCACTCTGGGGGAGGCGGAGGACCTCTTCGTCTCGGACAAGGGTGACGTGCCGCCGCCGAGCTGGATGCAGCTGTTCGACGAGGCCGACATGCACGGGATGCAGGCGCTCGCCTACCGGACGCTCGCGGAGCACGACCCGTCCGCGGCCGCCGTCGCACAGAGCCACGCCAAGGAAGCCCTGGAGCTGCGGGAGAAGGGCCGGGACCGGTCGAAGATCTTCGACCACATCTCGCTCGCGTCCGCCTGCTTCATCGCCGACGACCCCGAACAGGCCGACCGGTACGCACGCCTGGCCCTGACGTCGATGGGTTCGAACTCCTCCCACCGCACCTGGGACCGGCTGCGTGAGATGTACCGGCTGACGGGGCAGTACTCCAGCTATCCGAAGATCAACGAACTGCGTGAGGAGATCAAACTGGCGCTGCCCAAGGGCTCGTTGAAGGCCAAGGGCGGCAACAGCGCACGGGCATAG
- a CDS encoding PP2C family protein-serine/threonine phosphatase: MPSHLSADHPAAQPPPRGSVDALISQTRRLRGEVDAVRRDAPADGTDPEGRWQRALCDLAMHQLSDLDEHLAQLRDGPSAVPVEHEAAAPTVRAVPAAPPHGSLLSRVGSAEWNLLTDEASWSGELYQILGRDPAAPPLTLDELPSVVLDQDRPRLTAMVTDCLIDAKPIDGEFRVVRPDGDVRTVHMMGEPVLDTDGSTASMWAVLRDVSELRRSQRTVSETRDSLQHQRHFAQTERRLAVELQEAVLPPWRGSLRLPRQGPETLDLAARYLPSSTSELIGGDWYDALELPTGETLLSVGDLTGRGVTVTSGMAMMIGALRGMAVAGTEPGQLMAWLNQLLDASVQPALGSAVCCRYRPESRTLTWAQAGHPAPLLFRNGTGRMLSPPDGVLLGATSGAVYGQAEETLEPGDLLLLHTDGLVPRRWMSPESQSWGSHDSSEAESGGDTTTVSRLLDLAPRFGEARTAQDCVRMVVEEFGETEREDDACVLIARVAT; encoded by the coding sequence ATGCCGTCCCATCTCTCGGCGGACCACCCAGCCGCCCAGCCGCCCCCGCGCGGCTCGGTCGACGCGCTCATTTCCCAGACGCGCCGACTGCGGGGCGAGGTGGACGCCGTACGGCGCGACGCGCCGGCCGACGGCACGGACCCGGAGGGACGCTGGCAGCGCGCCCTGTGTGATCTGGCGATGCATCAACTCAGCGACCTCGACGAGCACTTGGCGCAGCTGAGGGACGGCCCGTCGGCCGTTCCCGTCGAGCACGAGGCGGCGGCACCCACGGTACGAGCCGTGCCGGCCGCGCCCCCGCACGGCTCACTGCTCAGCCGCGTCGGCAGCGCCGAGTGGAACCTGCTGACGGACGAGGCGAGTTGGTCCGGCGAGCTTTACCAGATCCTCGGCCGTGACCCCGCCGCTCCCCCGCTCACCCTCGACGAGCTGCCCTCCGTGGTGTTGGACCAGGACCGGCCGAGGCTGACGGCGATGGTCACGGACTGCCTCATCGACGCCAAGCCGATCGACGGCGAGTTCCGCGTCGTCCGGCCCGACGGCGACGTACGGACCGTGCACATGATGGGCGAGCCCGTGCTCGACACGGACGGCAGCACCGCCTCGATGTGGGCGGTTCTGCGTGACGTCAGCGAGCTGCGCCGCAGCCAGCGGACCGTCAGCGAGACCCGTGACTCCCTGCAGCACCAACGGCACTTCGCACAGACCGAGCGCCGGCTCGCGGTCGAACTGCAGGAGGCCGTGCTGCCACCGTGGCGCGGTTCCCTGCGGCTCCCGCGCCAGGGACCCGAGACGCTGGACCTGGCCGCCCGCTATCTGCCGTCCTCGACGAGCGAACTCATCGGCGGCGACTGGTACGACGCACTCGAACTCCCCACTGGGGAAACGCTGTTGAGCGTCGGTGACCTCACCGGCCGCGGTGTGACCGTCACCTCGGGCATGGCGATGATGATCGGCGCCCTGCGCGGTATGGCCGTGGCGGGTACCGAGCCCGGACAGCTCATGGCGTGGCTCAACCAGTTACTCGACGCCTCGGTCCAGCCGGCCCTGGGCAGCGCGGTGTGCTGCCGCTACCGGCCCGAGAGCCGCACACTCACCTGGGCACAGGCAGGACACCCCGCCCCACTGCTGTTCCGCAACGGGACGGGGCGCATGCTCTCGCCGCCGGACGGCGTCCTGCTCGGCGCCACCTCCGGCGCCGTCTACGGACAGGCCGAAGAGACACTCGAACCGGGCGACCTGCTCCTCCTGCACACCGACGGACTGGTTCCGCGGCGATGGATGTCCCCCGAGTCCCAGTCATGGGGGTCCCACGACTCGAGCGAGGCCGAGAGCGGGGGCGACACCACGACCGTCAGCCGTCTTCTCGACCTGGCCCCCCGCTTCGGCGAGGCGCGCACCGCACAGGACTGCGTACGGATGGTCGTGGAGGAGTTCGGCGAGACGGAGCGCGAGGACGACGCCTGCGTACTGATCGCCAGGGTTGCCACCTGA
- a CDS encoding baeRF3 domain-containing protein: MEHVLSPTTLTELRRPRPYPAVSVLTPTHRREPDKAQDPVRLRNVLAEAKKQLESDPAVTRELRIDVVGQLEQALAEVDLAHSEDGLAIFAAPGEHQVWSLARTVPERVVLSDTFLTRNLVAAQAAERPFWVLAVSADRISLWSGGGGHVVESEEGGFPLTRSLEDPDAERKERVGDLPSTFRDERTRHFLRDGDTALTGVLRGDPRPVYVTGEQAALSLLDEVGTVTKDAVHVAHGGLAHASADTVWQAVSPLVTAEDRKSADTVARELETAKGRRAFAAGVDEVWQNATAGRVRLLAVEENYRVTVRDDGGDHLVPADTDDLDAREDIVDEIVEQCLDTGAQVRFVPDGTLGDAEGIAGVLRY; this comes from the coding sequence ATGGAGCATGTTCTGAGCCCCACCACACTTACCGAGCTGCGCCGCCCGCGGCCCTATCCGGCCGTGTCGGTGCTCACTCCCACCCATCGCCGCGAGCCGGACAAGGCACAGGATCCCGTCCGGCTGCGCAATGTCCTGGCCGAGGCGAAGAAGCAGCTGGAATCCGACCCCGCGGTCACCCGTGAACTGCGGATCGATGTCGTCGGGCAGCTGGAACAGGCGCTCGCGGAGGTCGATCTGGCCCACTCCGAGGACGGCCTCGCGATCTTCGCCGCCCCCGGGGAGCACCAGGTGTGGTCGCTGGCCCGGACCGTGCCGGAGCGCGTCGTCCTGTCGGACACCTTCCTGACCCGCAATCTCGTCGCCGCGCAGGCCGCCGAGCGCCCGTTCTGGGTACTGGCCGTCTCCGCGGACCGGATCTCCCTGTGGAGCGGCGGCGGAGGGCATGTCGTCGAGTCCGAGGAGGGCGGATTCCCGCTGACGCGGAGCCTGGAGGACCCTGACGCCGAGCGCAAGGAACGCGTCGGCGATCTGCCGAGCACCTTCCGCGACGAGCGGACCCGCCACTTCCTGCGGGACGGCGACACCGCCCTCACCGGCGTCCTGCGCGGCGACCCGCGACCGGTGTACGTCACCGGCGAGCAGGCCGCACTCTCCCTCCTCGACGAGGTCGGCACCGTCACCAAGGACGCCGTCCACGTCGCGCACGGCGGCCTCGCTCATGCGAGCGCCGACACCGTGTGGCAGGCGGTCAGCCCCCTGGTCACGGCCGAGGACCGCAAGAGTGCCGACACCGTGGCGCGGGAACTCGAAACGGCCAAGGGCCGACGGGCGTTCGCGGCAGGCGTCGACGAGGTCTGGCAGAACGCGACCGCAGGCCGGGTCCGACTGCTGGCCGTCGAGGAGAACTACCGCGTGACCGTGCGCGACGACGGCGGCGACCATCTCGTCCCGGCCGACACCGACGATCTGGACGCCCGCGAAGACATCGTGGACGAGATCGTCGAACAGTGCCTGGACACCGGCGCGCAGGTCCGCTTCGTCCCGGACGGCACACTGGGCGACGCCGAGGGCATCGCGGGAGTGCTGCGCTACTGA